Below is a genomic region from Venturia canescens isolate UGA chromosome 1, ASM1945775v1, whole genome shotgun sequence.
TGGTTATCTCGTAGATCGTTGAACTTGGCACGTAATTGAGGATCGCTAGATTCTTTTGTCAGAGTGTCAAACATATCGGTGTCGACTGGACCAGGCGACCAGTTGAGAACGTTGACCGTAGGGAATTCTGCAGCGAACGTCTgccaaatgaaatttcgtcgaaTGAGGATCGAGTGGAGCAAAAAATGCGACGTTTTATCAACGTGTGAGTCGATATTCTTAGCTTAAAGTAGAAACGTCGACCATTCATTGATTTAGGGCTTTGTGTCTAACTTTTGGATTTTCGTGTTCGAAAACATACATTTTGAGAAACGTtcgcttttttctatgtcattaaataaatatttttgaccTATGTCAAAATGGTCAACgtttgacaaaaaattactcatttccgaacgaaaattcataactTTGTCGTCGCAAAGACCAATGAAAGTCATTAGAGAATTCTTCGCGAATAGAACAaccgtgaaatatttcaaacagTTTTAGTAACTGCAAGCAtttctcgaaatttattttcaaaattaccaTAAACTTTGATCCCATTTCTTCCATAGAagctaaaaaattgtttgctaTTATTGCTGAAATGATAATTTATGATTACCTTGAAGAACATTTCTCTGGCTGCTTTTCCAGTGTTGTAGAAACCGGATGACTTCATAGGCTCGATAGCGCAAAGTGACGTAACGTTTATCACCAGTCTTGAAACTTTGCTTACATCCGTAAATATGTTCATGAATACACTGTTCAAGATTATGGGAGAGAATAAATTGAGATCACAGTATCGTCGCCATTCCTCGAGATCGTCCATGTCCTTCGTACTTTTAGAAAGATCACCAATCGTTGCGGCGTTGTGCACGATTACTGCTCTATCATATTGTTGCACACCTTTATCTCCCAGAGCTTTTAAAATAATTGCTGTGAATCacgtgaaagaaaaatcagcattgatacgatttttttgtttcctcaTTTTCAGAAAATAAGCAAACTTTATTCTCGAAAATTGGcagttgagaatatttttatctgcagcattttgtaaattcgatttttccttGTAAAGCACTTTGAACCAGCTTTGATCCCCAGCATTAAGgaataacatttttcacaaaaaaaattggaaaattttcaatcaga
It encodes:
- the LOC122419426 gene encoding sepiapterin reductase-like, with product MVDALSGKVFLIITGASRGIGAEIAQQFSRLLAEGSHILLMARDLEKLRKNAEKMPKSVTCHCENVDLSVATKDELKAIILKALGDKGVQQYDRAVIVHNAATIGDLSKSTKDMDDLEEWRRYCDLNLFSPIILNSVFMNIFTDVSKVSRLVINVTSLCAIEPMKSSGFYNTGKAAREMFFKTFAAEFPTVNVLNWSPGPVDTDMFDTLTKESSDPQLRAKFNDLRDNHDILTPEQSTNRLIMVLKHQSYKSGDHVDYYDQL